One window of the Rhizobiaceae bacterium genome contains the following:
- the secY gene encoding preprotein translocase subunit SecY — MASAAEQLAANLNFAAFAKAEDLKKRIWFTLGALLVYRLGTYIPLPGINPDAFEQAFQSQSGGVLGIFNAFSGGAVERMAIFALGIMPYISASIIMQLMTSVVPSLEALKKEGEQGRKVINQYTRYGTVLLALVQAYGISVGLESGNGIVTDPGWFFRISAVITLVGGTMFLMWLGEQITARGIGNGISLIIFAGIVAGLPHALGNMLEQGRTGALSTGLILGIIVLAIVVIGVIVFFERAQRRLLIQYPKRQIGNRMFQGDTSHLPLKLNTAGVIPPIFASSLLLLPATLAGFSNTQTLPAWANMVLATLGHGQPLYMALYAALIAFFAFFYTAIVFNPKDTADQLKKHSGFIPGYRPGERTAEYIDYVLTRITVVGAVYLVVICLLPEFLISAAGVPFYLGGTSLLIVVSVTLDTVAQIQGHLIAHQYEGLIKKSKLRGGKRGR; from the coding sequence CGCTTCCGGGCATCAATCCGGATGCGTTCGAGCAGGCGTTCCAGTCGCAGAGCGGCGGTGTGCTTGGCATCTTCAACGCCTTTTCCGGCGGCGCCGTCGAGCGCATGGCGATCTTCGCCCTCGGCATCATGCCATACATCTCCGCCTCCATCATCATGCAGCTCATGACGTCGGTCGTGCCGTCGCTTGAAGCGCTTAAGAAGGAAGGCGAGCAGGGCCGCAAGGTCATCAACCAGTACACCCGCTACGGCACCGTCCTTCTGGCGCTCGTGCAAGCCTATGGCATCTCGGTCGGTTTGGAGAGCGGCAACGGCATCGTCACCGATCCCGGCTGGTTCTTCCGGATTTCCGCCGTCATCACGCTGGTCGGTGGTACCATGTTCCTGATGTGGCTCGGCGAGCAGATCACGGCGCGCGGCATCGGCAACGGTATTTCGCTCATCATTTTCGCCGGCATCGTGGCCGGGCTGCCGCACGCGCTCGGCAACATGCTGGAGCAGGGGCGCACCGGCGCCCTGTCGACCGGCCTGATCCTCGGCATCATCGTGCTCGCGATCGTCGTGATCGGCGTCATCGTCTTCTTCGAGCGCGCCCAGCGCCGGCTGCTGATCCAGTATCCCAAGCGCCAGATCGGCAACCGCATGTTCCAGGGCGACACGTCGCACCTGCCGTTGAAGCTCAATACGGCGGGCGTCATCCCGCCGATCTTCGCTTCCTCGCTGCTGCTTCTGCCTGCGACGCTGGCCGGCTTCTCCAACACCCAGACGCTTCCTGCCTGGGCGAACATGGTGCTGGCCACGCTTGGTCACGGCCAGCCGCTCTATATGGCGCTTTACGCGGCGCTGATTGCGTTCTTCGCCTTCTTCTATACAGCGATCGTGTTCAACCCGAAGGACACGGCCGACCAGCTGAAGAAGCATTCCGGCTTCATTCCGGGCTATCGCCCCGGCGAGCGCACGGCGGAGTATATCGATTATGTGCTGACGCGCATCACCGTCGTCGGCGCGGTCTATCTTGTGGTTATCTGCTTGCTGCCGGAATTCCTGATCTCGGCCGCCGGCGTTCCGTTCTACCTTGGGGGCACGTCGCTTCTGATCGTCGTCAGCGTCACGCTCGACACCGTCGCCCAGATCCAGGGCCACCTGATTGCCCATCAGTATGAAGGGCTGATCAAGAAGTCGAAGCTCCGGGGGGGCAAGAGGGGACGATGA
- a CDS encoding adenylate kinase, whose amino-acid sequence MRLILLGPPGAGKGTQAQRLVEKHGIPQLSTGDMLRAAVAAKTPVGLKAKAVMDAGELVSDAIVNAIVAERIDQPDCARGFILDGYPRTLPQADAVEAMLADRGTKLDVVIELVVDDKALVGRILKRAEEAKAAGQPVRKDDNAEVFDERLREYYKKTAPLIGYYYAKDLLKSTDGMADMNSVTEAIEAILADFRNS is encoded by the coding sequence ATGAGGCTTATACTGCTTGGGCCGCCGGGGGCAGGCAAGGGAACGCAAGCGCAAAGACTGGTTGAGAAGCACGGGATTCCGCAACTGTCGACAGGCGACATGCTGCGCGCGGCCGTCGCCGCCAAAACACCTGTCGGCTTGAAGGCCAAGGCCGTGATGGACGCTGGCGAGCTCGTCTCGGACGCCATCGTGAACGCCATCGTTGCCGAACGCATCGATCAGCCGGATTGCGCCAGAGGTTTTATCCTCGACGGCTATCCGCGCACGCTGCCGCAGGCTGACGCCGTCGAGGCCATGCTGGCTGATCGCGGCACGAAGCTCGATGTCGTCATAGAGCTGGTCGTCGACGACAAGGCGCTGGTCGGCCGTATCCTGAAGCGGGCGGAGGAGGCGAAGGCTGCCGGTCAGCCCGTGCGCAAGGACGACAATGCCGAAGTGTTCGATGAACGGCTGCGCGAATATTACAAGAAGACGGCGCCGCTGATCGGCTATTATTATGCGAAGGATCTGCTGAAGAGCACCGACGGCATGGCCGACATGAACAGCGTCACGGAAGCCATCGAGGCGATCCTCGCCGACTTCAGGAATTCGTAG
- the rpsM gene encoding 30S ribosomal protein S13: MARIAGVNIPTNKRVIIALQYIHGIGPKFAKEITEKVGIPAERRVSQLTDAEVLQIRETIDRDYQVEGDLRREVSMNIKRLMDLGSYRGLRHRRSLPVRGQRTHTNARTRKGPAKPIAGKKK; encoded by the coding sequence ATGGCTCGTATAGCCGGCGTCAATATTCCGACCAACAAGCGCGTCATCATCGCGCTGCAATACATCCACGGCATCGGACCCAAATTCGCCAAGGAGATCACCGAGAAGGTGGGTATCCCGGCGGAGCGCCGCGTCAGCCAGTTGACCGACGCCGAGGTCCTGCAGATCCGCGAGACCATCGACCGCGACTATCAGGTCGAGGGTGACCTGCGCCGTGAAGTCTCGATGAATATCAAGCGCCTTATGGACCTCGGGTCCTATCGCGGCCTGCGTCACCGCCGCTCGCTGCCTGTTCGCGGCCAGCGCACGCACACGAATGCCCGTACCCGGAAGGGTCCGGCCAAGCCGATCGCCGGCAAGAAGAAGTAA
- the rpsK gene encoding 30S ribosomal protein S11, whose translation MAKEATRVRRRERKNISSGTAHVNSTFNNTMITITDAQGNAIAWSSAGAQGFKGSRKSTPFAAQVAAEDAAKKAQEHGMRMLEVEVCGPGSGRESALRALQAAGFTITSIRDVTPIPHNGCRPRKKRRV comes from the coding sequence ATGGCCAAGGAAGCCACACGTGTTCGCCGCCGCGAACGCAAGAATATCTCGTCGGGCACCGCGCACGTCAACTCGACCTTCAACAACACCATGATCACCATCACCGACGCGCAGGGCAACGCGATTGCCTGGTCGTCGGCTGGCGCTCAGGGCTTCAAGGGCTCGCGCAAGTCGACCCCGTTCGCCGCGCAGGTGGCCGCCGAGGATGCCGCCAAGAAGGCGCAGGAGCATGGCATGCGCATGCTCGAGGTCGAGGTCTGCGGTCCGGGTTCCGGCCGTGAATCGGCGCTGCGCGCCTTGCAGGCTGCGGGCTTCACCATTACATCCATTCGTGACGTGACCCCGATCCCGCACAATGGCTGCCGGCCGCGCAAGAAGCGCCGCGTCTAA
- a CDS encoding DNA-directed RNA polymerase subunit alpha — MIQKNWQELIKPNKIDFSSKGRTLTTLVAEPLERGFGLTLGNALRRVLLSSLRGAAVTAVQIDGVLHEFSSIAGVREDVTDIVLNIKEIAIKMEGDGPKRMVVRKQGPGAVTAGDIQTVGDVEILNPDHVICTLDEGAEIRMEFTVDTGKGYVPADRNRAEDAPIGLIPVDSLYSPVKKVSYKVENTRHGEELDKDKLTMTIETNGSVTGEDAVAFAARILQDQLGLFVNFDEPQKAVAEEAVTELAFNPALLKKVDELELSVRSANCLKNDNIVYIGDLIQKTEAEMLRTPNFGRKSLNEIKEVLASMGLHLGMEVPDWPPENIEDLAKRYEDQY, encoded by the coding sequence ATGATCCAGAAAAACTGGCAAGAACTGATCAAGCCGAACAAGATCGACTTCTCGTCCAAGGGACGCACCCTGACGACGCTGGTCGCGGAGCCGCTGGAGCGCGGTTTCGGTCTCACCCTCGGCAACGCGCTGCGGCGTGTGCTCCTTTCGTCGCTGCGCGGCGCGGCTGTGACCGCGGTGCAGATCGACGGCGTGCTCCACGAATTCTCCTCGATTGCCGGCGTTCGTGAGGACGTTACCGACATCGTGCTCAACATCAAGGAAATCGCCATCAAGATGGAAGGCGACGGCCCGAAGCGCATGGTCGTGCGCAAGCAGGGACCGGGCGCCGTCACCGCCGGTGACATTCAGACGGTTGGCGATGTCGAGATTCTGAACCCCGATCATGTGATCTGCACCCTCGACGAGGGCGCGGAGATCCGCATGGAGTTCACCGTCGACACCGGCAAGGGTTATGTGCCGGCAGACCGCAACCGCGCCGAGGATGCGCCGATCGGCCTTATCCCGGTCGACTCACTCTATTCGCCGGTCAAGAAGGTCTCCTACAAGGTCGAGAACACCCGCCACGGCGAAGAACTCGACAAGGACAAGCTGACCATGACGATCGAGACGAACGGCTCGGTCACCGGCGAGGACGCCGTCGCTTTCGCGGCGCGCATCCTGCAGGATCAGCTCGGCCTGTTCGTCAATTTCGACGAGCCGCAGAAGGCTGTTGCCGAGGAAGCGGTCACCGAGCTGGCGTTCAATCCGGCGCTGCTCAAGAAGGTGGACGAGTTGGAGCTGTCGGTGCGTTCGGCAAACTGCCTGAAGAACGACAACATCGTCTATATCGGCGACCTGATCCAGAAGACGGAAGCCGAGATGTTGCGCACGCCGAACTTCGGCCGCAAATCGCTCAACGAAATCAAGGAAGTGCTGGCCTCGATGGGCCTGCACCTCGGCATGGAAGTGCCGGACTGGCCTCCGGAGAACATCGAAGACTTGGCCAAGCGTTACGAAGACCAGTATTGA
- the rplQ gene encoding 50S ribosomal protein L17: MRHGFKGRRFARSVSHRKSMFANLAVSLIEHEQIVTTLEKAKDLRPIVEKLVTLGKRGDLHARRQVIAQIGNEKVVKRLFETVAPRYADRHGGYLRIMKAGFRHGDNAALAVIEFVDRDVSAKGAADRARLEAEGANDEAQAA, translated from the coding sequence ATGCGCCACGGTTTCAAAGGCCGCCGGTTCGCCCGCAGTGTAAGCCATCGCAAGTCGATGTTCGCCAACCTCGCCGTCTCGCTGATCGAGCACGAGCAGATCGTCACCACGCTCGAGAAGGCGAAGGATCTGCGTCCGATCGTCGAGAAGCTTGTAACGCTCGGCAAGCGCGGCGACCTGCATGCCCGTCGTCAGGTGATCGCGCAGATCGGCAACGAGAAGGTCGTGAAGCGTCTGTTCGAGACCGTTGCGCCCCGCTATGCCGACCGTCATGGCGGCTATCTCCGCATCATGAAGGCGGGCTTCCGCCACGGCGACAACGCGGCGTTGGCCGTCATCGAGTTCGTCGACCGCGACGTTTCGGCCAAGGGTGCCGCCGATCGTGCTCGCCTCGAAGCCGAAGGCGCCAATGATGAAGCGCAGGCCGCCTGA
- the recJ gene encoding single-stranded-DNA-specific exonuclease RecJ, with the protein MTSEKRYFLGVRNSATGLAWEHRLSERQDMAALAIAQTHGVSDIVARVLAGRGVTASETPRFLDPTIRDLLPDPTRLTDMEAAASRIADAVTRREKVAIFGDYDVDGAASSALLARFLTHYGVEWEIYIPDRIFEGYGPNPEAMRDLVSRGATLIVTVDCGTNSAPSIAAAREAGADAVVLDHHQVGGDLPANTPVVNPNREDDLSGQGHLCAAGVVFLTLVQTAKVLRNRLPGTPGPDLLGYLDLVALATVCDVVSLTGVNRAFVTKGLLAIRHQQNVGLAALSRVARIGEPLGCFHLSFLLGPRINAGGRIGDAALGSRLLAGDDPSEAQRIAETLDRLNQERQAMEQAMLSEARTEADAELASGHGPAVLVTARDNWHPGIVGLLASRLKDHARRPVFVIAFNPNGVGTGSGRSIPGFDLGHLVREAVAQDLLLKGGGHAMAAGITVERTKLGALRAFFEERAQEAVSRLRDEETLKIDAALTGEGATETLLDSLEAAGPYGAGHPAPMFAVPRHRIVDARLVGANHIRVELRSEMGGRLQAMAFRAADSDLGNFLVGNRGGTIHLAGTLSSNYWNGSRSVQFRIVDAAPA; encoded by the coding sequence TTGACCAGCGAGAAGCGATATTTCCTCGGCGTGCGGAACTCTGCCACCGGGCTTGCCTGGGAGCATCGACTGAGCGAGCGTCAGGACATGGCCGCGCTTGCCATCGCGCAGACGCATGGCGTGTCCGATATCGTCGCACGCGTACTTGCTGGCCGTGGCGTGACCGCGTCCGAGACGCCGCGTTTCCTCGATCCCACGATCCGCGACCTGTTGCCTGATCCGACCCGGCTGACCGACATGGAAGCCGCCGCAAGCCGCATCGCCGATGCGGTGACGCGCCGGGAAAAGGTGGCGATCTTCGGTGACTACGACGTCGATGGAGCCGCTTCTTCGGCGCTTCTCGCCCGCTTTCTCACGCATTACGGGGTAGAGTGGGAAATCTACATCCCGGATCGCATTTTTGAGGGCTACGGTCCGAATCCCGAGGCCATGCGCGATCTCGTGTCGCGTGGCGCGACGCTGATCGTGACGGTCGACTGCGGAACGAACAGCGCGCCCTCCATCGCCGCCGCGCGGGAAGCCGGCGCCGATGCCGTCGTGCTCGATCATCATCAGGTTGGCGGCGACCTGCCGGCGAATACTCCTGTGGTCAATCCGAACCGCGAGGATGATCTGTCGGGGCAGGGGCATCTGTGCGCCGCCGGCGTCGTTTTTCTGACGCTGGTTCAGACTGCGAAGGTTTTGCGCAACCGCTTGCCGGGAACACCTGGGCCGGATCTGCTCGGCTATCTCGATCTCGTTGCGCTCGCCACCGTTTGCGACGTCGTTTCCCTGACCGGGGTGAATCGAGCCTTCGTCACCAAGGGCCTGCTCGCGATCCGACATCAGCAGAATGTCGGTCTTGCGGCGCTGTCGCGTGTGGCGCGCATCGGCGAGCCGCTGGGCTGCTTTCATCTGTCGTTTCTGCTCGGTCCCCGCATCAATGCCGGCGGCCGCATCGGGGACGCAGCGCTTGGCAGCCGGCTTCTGGCGGGCGACGACCCTTCCGAGGCCCAACGCATCGCCGAGACGCTGGATCGTCTCAATCAGGAGCGGCAGGCCATGGAACAGGCCATGCTCTCCGAGGCGAGAACGGAAGCCGACGCGGAACTGGCGAGCGGGCATGGACCCGCCGTGCTGGTGACGGCGCGGGACAACTGGCATCCGGGCATCGTCGGGCTGCTGGCGTCGCGGCTCAAGGATCACGCGCGGCGTCCCGTCTTCGTGATCGCCTTCAATCCGAATGGCGTCGGCACGGGCTCCGGCCGTTCAATCCCCGGCTTCGATCTTGGCCACCTGGTGCGCGAGGCCGTGGCGCAGGACCTGCTGCTCAAGGGCGGTGGCCATGCCATGGCGGCAGGCATCACGGTGGAACGTACGAAGCTCGGAGCCTTACGCGCCTTCTTCGAGGAGCGGGCACAGGAGGCGGTGTCGCGTCTGCGGGATGAGGAAACGCTGAAGATCGACGCCGCGCTCACCGGCGAGGGCGCTACGGAAACGCTGCTCGATTCGCTCGAGGCCGCGGGACCCTATGGCGCAGGCCATCCGGCGCCGATGTTTGCCGTGCCGCGCCACCGTATTGTGGACGCACGGCTTGTGGGCGCGAACCATATCCGTGTCGAGCTTCGGTCGGAAATGGGCGGACGCCTGCAGGCCATGGCCTTCCGCGCCGCCGACAGCGATCTGGGAAACTTCCTCGTCGGCAATCGCGGCGGCACCATACATCTCGCCGGCACGCTGTCCTCGAACTACTGGAACGGCTCGCGCAGCGTGCAGTTTCGCATCGTGGATGCCGCACCGGCCTGA
- a CDS encoding patatin-like phospholipase family protein codes for MLDWASMYGRGPAREASDASLAAAAPAEALPRRGIALALGGGVARGWAHIGVLRALDEAGIEIEMIAGTSIGALVGGCYLAGKLDALEEFARSLTKRRIFGLLDFSFGGSGLLGGMKLTQRMQEHLNGIRIEDLPKPFVAVATEIRTGHEIWVSSGSLITAMRASYALPGVFEPVLCNKRMLVDGALVNPVPVSVCRAYEQPLVVAVNLHYDLFGRAAVVKHNAGELVVEHDAPPLSSGANRESPNRESRLGITGVMVEAFNIIQDRIARARLAGDPPDLSISPKLGHVGLTEFHRAAETISAGYETAKAQIADLRQMQVIAAR; via the coding sequence ATGCTCGACTGGGCATCGATGTATGGGCGCGGCCCCGCGCGGGAGGCGAGCGACGCTTCCCTCGCGGCTGCAGCGCCGGCCGAGGCACTACCGCGGAGAGGCATTGCGCTGGCTCTGGGCGGCGGCGTAGCCCGCGGCTGGGCGCATATCGGCGTGTTGCGCGCGCTGGACGAAGCCGGCATCGAAATAGAGATGATCGCGGGAACGTCAATCGGCGCGCTGGTGGGCGGATGCTATCTGGCCGGCAAGCTCGACGCCCTGGAAGAATTCGCGCGCAGCCTGACAAAGCGCCGTATCTTCGGCCTGCTGGACTTCAGCTTCGGCGGCAGCGGGCTCCTCGGCGGCATGAAGCTCACGCAGCGCATGCAGGAACACCTCAACGGCATCCGCATAGAGGATTTGCCGAAGCCTTTCGTGGCGGTCGCGACGGAGATCCGCACAGGCCACGAGATCTGGGTGTCCAGCGGTTCGCTGATCACAGCCATGCGGGCTTCCTACGCGCTCCCGGGCGTGTTCGAGCCGGTGCTCTGCAACAAGCGCATGCTGGTCGATGGCGCCCTGGTCAATCCGGTGCCTGTCTCCGTCTGCCGGGCTTACGAGCAGCCGCTCGTTGTCGCCGTCAACCTCCATTACGACCTTTTCGGCCGCGCGGCGGTGGTGAAACACAATGCCGGCGAACTCGTGGTGGAGCACGACGCACCACCGCTTTCCAGCGGCGCCAATCGCGAAAGCCCCAATCGGGAAAGCCGGCTGGGCATCACCGGGGTTATGGTGGAGGCCTTCAACATCATCCAGGACCGCATCGCGCGCGCCCGTCTGGCGGGCGATCCACCCGACCTTTCGATCAGCCCGAAGCTCGGCCATGTCGGCCTGACCGAATTTCATCGGGCAGCGGAAACGATCAGCGCCGGATACGAGACGGCCAAGGCTCAGATCGCGGACCTCAGGCAGATGCAGGTGATCGCGGCGCGCTGA
- the hisI gene encoding phosphoribosyl-AMP cyclohydrolase, whose translation MTFPSPPANKQELEEGAVFSPRFDANGLVTAVVTDADDGTVLMVAHMNAEALELTLSTGIAHYWSRSRNALWKKGETSGNTQRVVEMRTDCDQDAVWIRVAVEGDQATCHTGRRSCFYRIAGMRDGRAILTDDGSAPLFDAAATYGKLA comes from the coding sequence ATGACCTTCCCCTCGCCCCCGGCCAACAAGCAGGAACTGGAAGAAGGCGCGGTGTTCTCGCCGCGCTTCGACGCCAACGGGCTGGTGACCGCGGTCGTTACCGACGCCGACGACGGAACCGTGCTCATGGTCGCGCACATGAACGCCGAAGCGCTCGAGCTGACGCTTTCCACCGGCATCGCACACTACTGGTCGCGCTCCCGCAACGCATTGTGGAAGAAGGGCGAGACCTCGGGAAACACGCAGCGCGTGGTCGAAATGCGCACCGACTGCGATCAGGACGCGGTCTGGATCAGGGTGGCGGTCGAGGGCGATCAGGCCACCTGCCATACGGGTCGACGTTCCTGTTTCTACCGGATTGCAGGCATGCGTGACGGACGCGCGATCCTGACGGACGACGGCAGCGCACCGCTCTTTGACGCGGCCGCAACCTATGGCAAGCTTGCCTGA
- the folE gene encoding GTP cyclohydrolase I FolE — protein MDAIAKKPLAVVSSLDEHKSNRPSQAEVEAAVRTLIRWTGDDPDREGLVDTPRRVAKAYREMFSGYDQSPAEELGRTFEEVAGYDDMVIVRDIKFHSHCEHHMVPIIGRAHVGYLPDRKVVGLSKIARVVDIFAHRLQTQEAMTAQISSVIQDVLNPRGVAVMIEAEHMCMAMRGIRKQGSSTLTSSFTGVFRDSPEEQVRFVTMVRS, from the coding sequence ATGGATGCCATTGCCAAGAAGCCGCTTGCGGTCGTTTCAAGCCTCGACGAGCACAAGTCGAACCGCCCAAGCCAGGCTGAGGTGGAAGCGGCAGTCCGCACGCTGATCCGCTGGACGGGCGACGATCCGGACAGGGAGGGTCTTGTCGATACGCCAAGGCGCGTTGCCAAGGCCTATCGCGAGATGTTCAGCGGCTATGACCAATCCCCCGCGGAGGAACTCGGCCGGACCTTCGAGGAGGTCGCCGGCTACGACGACATGGTCATCGTCAGAGACATCAAATTCCATTCACATTGCGAGCACCACATGGTGCCGATCATCGGGCGCGCTCATGTAGGCTACCTGCCGGACCGCAAGGTGGTGGGGCTGTCCAAGATCGCCCGCGTCGTGGATATTTTCGCGCATCGCCTGCAGACGCAGGAAGCCATGACCGCGCAGATCTCCTCAGTCATCCAAGACGTGCTCAACCCACGCGGCGTGGCGGTCATGATCGAGGCCGAGCATATGTGCATGGCCATGCGCGGCATCCGCAAACAGGGCTCGTCCACGCTGACCTCCAGCTTCACCGGCGTCTTCCGCGACAGTCCGGAGGAGCAGGTTCGTTTCGTCACCATGGTCCGCAGCTGA
- a CDS encoding iron-sulfur cluster assembly scaffold protein — MIDDVYNTKILGFAGNIGRIGRLENPDATATAHSRLCGSTVTIDLKMDEDVVTDFAHVVKACALGQASSSIMARHVVGATASELRAVRDEMLKMLKENGAPPAGERFADLKYLEPVRDYKARHASTMLTFDAVVEAIGQIERRRAGEAA; from the coding sequence ATGATCGACGACGTCTACAACACGAAAATCCTTGGCTTTGCCGGCAATATCGGCCGTATCGGCCGCCTGGAAAATCCGGATGCGACGGCGACTGCCCATTCCAGATTGTGCGGCTCGACCGTCACCATCGATCTCAAGATGGACGAAGACGTCGTCACGGACTTTGCCCATGTCGTGAAGGCGTGCGCGCTGGGTCAGGCCTCCTCCTCCATCATGGCACGGCATGTCGTGGGCGCTACGGCATCGGAACTCCGCGCCGTTCGCGACGAGATGCTGAAAATGCTCAAGGAGAACGGCGCCCCGCCCGCAGGTGAGCGTTTCGCCGATCTCAAATATCTCGAGCCCGTGCGCGACTACAAGGCGCGCCACGCCTCCACCATGCTCACCTTCGATGCCGTCGTCGAGGCGATCGGCCAGATCGAGCGGCGGCGTGCGGGAGAGGCGGCCTGA
- a CDS encoding LLM class flavin-dependent oxidoreductase has product MTRAIEFGIDTFGDVTVGPDGERLHHAQVIRNVLDEAILADEVGIDFIGVGEHHRDDFAVSAPEIVLAGIATRTKRIKLGSAVTVLSSDDPIRVFERFSTVNALSNGRAEVILGRGSFTESFPLFGYNLNDYETLFEEKLDLFAALLQNGPVNWQGKLRPPLKEQTIYPPIESGKLSAWIGVGGSPESVVRSVRYQIPMTLAIIGGDPRRFLPYVDLYKRAQKQLDVPVMPLGVHSPGYVADTDVEAREQLWPGYKAMHDRIGRERGWPATTKESFIHEIEHGSTYAGSPETVARKIAATVKALGTDRFDMKYSGGTTSHEKMMRSIELYGTKVIPMVRNLLAEPDEAAA; this is encoded by the coding sequence ATGACAAGAGCAATCGAATTCGGCATCGATACCTTCGGCGACGTCACCGTCGGCCCGGACGGCGAACGGCTGCACCATGCGCAGGTCATTCGCAACGTGCTGGACGAAGCGATCCTTGCCGATGAGGTCGGCATAGATTTCATCGGTGTCGGAGAGCATCACCGGGACGACTTCGCCGTTTCAGCGCCGGAAATCGTGCTCGCCGGCATCGCCACACGCACGAAGCGCATCAAGCTCGGCTCGGCGGTGACCGTTCTCAGCTCGGACGACCCGATCCGCGTTTTCGAGCGCTTTTCCACAGTCAACGCGCTGTCGAACGGCCGCGCCGAAGTGATCCTCGGGCGAGGCTCTTTCACCGAGTCGTTCCCGTTGTTCGGCTACAACCTCAACGACTACGAGACGCTGTTCGAGGAGAAGCTCGATCTTTTCGCCGCGCTGCTTCAGAACGGCCCGGTCAACTGGCAGGGCAAGCTGCGCCCGCCGCTCAAGGAGCAGACCATTTATCCACCGATCGAGAGTGGCAAACTCAGCGCCTGGATCGGCGTCGGCGGCAGTCCGGAATCGGTCGTCCGTTCCGTGCGCTACCAGATCCCGATGACGCTTGCGATCATCGGCGGCGATCCGCGGCGCTTCCTGCCCTATGTCGACCTCTACAAGCGGGCGCAGAAGCAGCTTGACGTGCCTGTCATGCCGCTCGGGGTCCACTCGCCCGGCTATGTGGCCGACACGGACGTCGAGGCGCGTGAACAGCTCTGGCCCGGCTACAAGGCCATGCACGACCGGATCGGCCGGGAGCGGGGCTGGCCGGCGACGACGAAGGAGAGCTTCATCCACGAGATCGAGCACGGCTCGACGTATGCCGGCTCGCCCGAAACCGTCGCCCGCAAGATCGCCGCGACGGTCAAGGCGTTGGGCACGGACCGCTTCGACATGAAATATTCCGGCGGGACCACATCGCACGAGAAGATGATGCGTTCCATCGAGCTTTATGGAACGAAGGTCATCCCGATGGTCAGGAACCTCCTCGCGGAACCAGACGAAGCGGCGGCCTGA
- the yidD gene encoding membrane protein insertion efficiency factor YidD, with protein sequence MHDHTSHHDTVRRSRNYSGPWRKTPGRLIGTAFVRLYQLTLSGFAGNTCRHLPTCSEYAYEAIARHGLWAGGWMGLFRFARCGPFGTSGIDRVPEQLAPRYRWFLPWRYWQIGRERRD encoded by the coding sequence TTGCACGATCACACATCGCATCACGATACCGTTCGACGCAGCCGGAATTACTCCGGCCCGTGGCGCAAAACGCCCGGTCGCCTGATCGGCACCGCATTCGTTCGATTATACCAGCTTACCCTGTCGGGCTTCGCCGGCAACACCTGCCGGCATCTGCCGACTTGCTCGGAATATGCCTACGAGGCGATAGCGCGCCATGGATTGTGGGCCGGCGGCTGGATGGGGCTGTTCCGCTTCGCGCGCTGCGGTCCGTTCGGCACCAGCGGCATAGACCGCGTGCCGGAACAACTGGCTCCGCGTTACCGGTGGTTTCTGCCGTGGCGATATTGGCAGATCGGCCGAGAACGCCGAGATTGA